In Luteitalea sp. TBR-22, one genomic interval encodes:
- a CDS encoding GntR family transcriptional regulator, protein MLPFRIELVPGVPVYEQLVAAVTRAIVSGDLAPGDAFPSVRALSQALRINPNTAQKAVAQLTTLGLLQVHPGVGTRVAQPPPAPRAASTRELRPAAADLVLEARRRGLSLPDLQDLLEAEWQRLEPSRRGTRRD, encoded by the coding sequence GTGTTGCCGTTCCGCATCGAGCTCGTGCCCGGCGTGCCGGTCTACGAGCAGCTCGTCGCCGCCGTCACGCGGGCCATCGTCTCGGGGGATCTCGCCCCCGGCGATGCGTTCCCGTCGGTGCGGGCGCTGAGCCAGGCGCTGCGGATCAACCCCAACACCGCGCAGAAGGCGGTGGCGCAACTCACCACCCTGGGGCTGCTGCAGGTGCATCCCGGCGTCGGCACGCGCGTCGCGCAGCCGCCGCCGGCGCCCCGCGCGGCCAGCACTCGCGAACTCCGGCCCGCCGCTGCCGACCTCGTGCTCGAGGCGCGGCGACGCGGTCTCTCCCTCCCGGACCTGCAGGACCTGCTCGAGGCGGAGTGGCAGCGCCTCGAGCCTTCTCGACGAGGCACTCGCCGTGACTGA
- a CDS encoding ABC transporter ATP-binding protein, whose product MTDPVVTHALGKTFGKRTALHDVSLRVPAGQAVGLIGANGAGKSTLLKVLVNLQLPSSGRAEVLGQDSRKLEATVFERVGYMAEGQHLPAVQTVADLLAYCRPFYTRWDDALATRLLRTLDLSPSTGLPRGSRGERMKAALVATLAFHPEVLILDEPLEGLDPLTREQVVDGLLELVSAEGTTVLLASHDLDVLERLLDQVAMLHDGGLVFQEPLEALQARYRLVEVTGAGATPGLPLPAGCIDGREIAGGVRFLATDFEGDHVPEGLRQAFPGARIHVTRPALREAFVAHARALRHDRDTNRGAA is encoded by the coding sequence GTGACTGATCCGGTCGTCACCCACGCCCTCGGCAAGACGTTCGGGAAACGCACCGCGCTGCACGACGTGTCGCTGCGCGTGCCGGCCGGCCAGGCAGTCGGCCTCATCGGCGCCAACGGCGCCGGCAAGTCGACGCTGCTCAAGGTGCTGGTCAACCTCCAGCTGCCCTCGTCCGGGCGCGCCGAGGTCCTCGGACAGGACTCGAGGAAGCTCGAGGCGACGGTGTTCGAGCGCGTCGGCTACATGGCCGAGGGACAGCACCTGCCTGCCGTGCAGACGGTTGCCGACCTGCTCGCCTACTGCCGCCCGTTCTACACCCGGTGGGACGACGCCCTGGCGACGCGCCTGTTGCGGACGCTGGACCTGTCGCCATCGACCGGGCTGCCGCGCGGCTCCCGTGGCGAGCGGATGAAGGCCGCGCTGGTCGCGACCCTCGCGTTCCATCCCGAGGTGCTCATCCTCGACGAGCCGCTCGAGGGCCTCGATCCGCTCACGCGCGAACAGGTGGTGGACGGCCTGCTCGAACTGGTGAGCGCCGAGGGCACCACGGTATTGCTCGCATCGCACGACCTCGACGTGCTCGAGCGCCTGCTCGACCAGGTGGCGATGCTGCACGACGGCGGGCTCGTGTTCCAGGAACCGCTGGAGGCGCTGCAGGCCCGCTACCGGCTCGTCGAAGTGACGGGCGCCGGCGCGACGCCCGGCCTGCCGTTGCCTGCGGGGTGCATCGACGGCCGCGAGATCGCCGGCGGCGTGCGCTTCCTGGCCACCGACTTCGAGGGCGACCACGTGCCGGAGGGACTGCGGCAGGCATTCCCGGGCGCGCGCATCCACGTCACGCGACCGGCCCTGCGCGAGGCCTTCGTCGCGCACGCCCGCGCGCTGCGCCACGACCGCGACACGAACCGGGGTGCGGCATGA